One part of the Methylobacterium terrae genome encodes these proteins:
- a CDS encoding SDR family NAD(P)-dependent oxidoreductase, which yields MQRLTAKTCLVTGAARGIGRAIAARFRQEGGDVIVTDRDEAGSAATAAEIGGRFIQLDVAREEDWLHLEDIVPAPDVVVNNAGITGFETGPVAHDPEHASLEDWRAVHRVNLDGTFLGCRYAIRAMKARGTGSIINVSSRSGLVGIPAAAAYASSKAAIRNHTKSVALYCAQRGWAIRCNSIHPAAILTPIWEPMLGEGTEREARMTALVADTPLKRFGTPEEVAAVAAMLASDEAAYMTGAELNLDGGLLAGSAASPG from the coding sequence ATGCAGCGCCTGACGGCTAAGACCTGCCTCGTCACCGGCGCCGCCCGCGGCATCGGGCGAGCCATCGCGGCTCGCTTTCGGCAGGAGGGCGGCGACGTGATCGTCACGGATCGCGATGAAGCCGGGAGTGCGGCGACGGCCGCGGAGATCGGCGGCCGGTTCATCCAGCTCGACGTCGCCCGGGAGGAGGACTGGCTGCACCTGGAGGACATCGTTCCGGCCCCGGACGTGGTCGTCAACAATGCCGGCATCACCGGCTTCGAGACCGGACCGGTGGCCCACGATCCCGAGCATGCGAGCCTGGAGGATTGGCGGGCGGTCCACCGCGTCAACCTCGACGGCACCTTCCTCGGCTGCCGCTACGCGATCCGCGCGATGAAGGCGCGCGGTACAGGTTCGATCATCAACGTCTCGTCGCGCTCCGGCCTCGTCGGGATCCCGGCCGCGGCGGCCTACGCCTCGTCCAAGGCCGCGATCCGCAACCACACCAAGAGTGTGGCCCTCTACTGCGCACAGCGGGGCTGGGCGATCCGCTGCAACTCGATCCACCCGGCGGCGATCCTGACGCCGATCTGGGAGCCGATGCTGGGAGAGGGGACCGAGCGCGAGGCGCGGATGACGGCCCTGGTGGCGGACACGCCGCTCAAGCGGTTCGGGACGCCGGAGGAGGTCGCGGCGGTGGCGGCGATGCTCGCCTCGGACGAGGCTGCCTACATGACGGGGGCGGAGCTCAACCTGGATGGCGGGTTGCTGGCCGGGTCGGCGGCGAGTCCGGGATAG
- a CDS encoding methylated-DNA--[protein]-cysteine S-methyltransferase: MPESFLLGTLPTPIGTMLLVFDEDAALRALDWSDHEARMRRLLRLHYGIAFSMRDAALPPALAEPIAAYFAGDLRAIDGLTVRTSGTVFQRAVWAALRAIPAGTTLSYGALAQRLGRTKAVRAVGLANGANPVGLVVPCHRVIGANDSLTGYGGGLHRKQWLLAHEGVTLGGRQGMLDLG; encoded by the coding sequence ATGCCCGAATCCTTCCTCCTCGGCACCCTGCCGACCCCGATCGGCACGATGCTCCTGGTCTTCGACGAGGACGCCGCCCTGCGCGCCCTCGACTGGTCGGACCACGAGGCGCGGATGCGGCGCCTGCTGCGGCTGCATTACGGCATCGCCTTCTCCATGCGCGACGCCGCCTTGCCGCCCGCGCTCGCCGAGCCGATCGCGGCCTATTTCGCCGGCGACCTGCGGGCGATCGACGGGCTCACGGTCCGCACCAGCGGCACCGTGTTCCAGCGCGCGGTCTGGGCGGCGCTCCGGGCCATCCCGGCCGGCACCACCCTGAGCTACGGCGCCCTCGCGCAGCGCCTCGGCCGGACTAAGGCCGTGCGGGCGGTGGGGCTCGCCAACGGCGCCAACCCGGTCGGCCTCGTGGTGCCGTGCCACCGGGTGATCGGGGCGAACGACAGCCTCACCGGGTATGGCGGCGGGCTCCACCGCAAGCAGTGGCTCCTGGCGCACGAGGGCGTGACGCTCGGCGGGCGACAGGGGATGCTGGACCTCGGGTGA
- the hemH gene encoding ferrochelatase, which yields MNEVTPNAALARGATPVAPTPAGQAGALPAGHPAVRWGRVGVLLMNLGTPEGTSYWPMRRYLKEFLSDRRVIEVPRAIWWPLLNLVILTKRPGPKGRDYASVWNNERDEGPLKTITRGQAEKLQAAMGDRVVVDWAMRYGKPEVDQRIQALLDQGCDRILLVPLYPQYAAATSATACDQAFRALMKMRWQPTVRVSPPYHDDPVYIEAVASAIRRDLAALDFEPEVILTSFHGVPKSYLMKGDPYHCQCVKTGRLIREALGYSPERMRTTFQSRFGNEEWLKPYTDETVKELAAQGVKRLAIVAPGFTADCLETLEELDGENRHYFEDGGGTHFAYLPCLNDGPEGMRVIEHVVARELKGWVD from the coding sequence ATGAACGAGGTGACCCCGAACGCCGCGCTCGCCCGCGGCGCCACCCCCGTCGCCCCAACGCCCGCGGGCCAGGCGGGCGCCCTCCCGGCCGGCCACCCGGCGGTGCGCTGGGGCCGGGTCGGCGTGCTCCTGATGAATCTCGGCACGCCGGAGGGCACCAGCTACTGGCCGATGCGGCGCTACCTCAAGGAGTTCCTGTCCGACCGGCGGGTGATCGAGGTGCCGCGCGCGATCTGGTGGCCGCTCCTCAACCTCGTCATCCTGACCAAGCGCCCCGGCCCGAAGGGGCGCGACTACGCGTCGGTCTGGAACAACGAGCGCGACGAGGGCCCGCTCAAGACCATCACCCGCGGCCAGGCCGAGAAGCTGCAGGCGGCGATGGGGGACCGCGTCGTGGTCGACTGGGCGATGCGCTACGGCAAGCCCGAGGTCGACCAGCGCATCCAGGCGCTCCTCGACCAGGGCTGCGACCGCATCCTCCTGGTGCCGCTCTATCCGCAATACGCCGCCGCGACCTCGGCCACCGCCTGCGACCAGGCCTTCCGCGCCTTGATGAAGATGCGCTGGCAGCCGACCGTGCGGGTCTCGCCGCCCTACCACGACGACCCGGTCTACATCGAGGCGGTGGCGAGCGCGATCCGCCGCGACCTCGCCGCCCTCGACTTCGAGCCCGAGGTCATCCTGACCTCGTTCCACGGCGTGCCGAAATCGTACCTGATGAAGGGCGATCCCTACCACTGCCAGTGCGTGAAGACCGGCCGGCTGATCCGCGAGGCGCTCGGCTACTCGCCCGAGCGGATGCGCACGACCTTCCAGTCGCGCTTCGGCAACGAGGAATGGCTGAAGCCCTATACCGACGAGACCGTCAAGGAGCTGGCGGCGCAGGGCGTGAAGCGCCTCGCCATCGTGGCGCCGGGCTTCACCGCCGACTGCCTCGAGACCCTCGAGGAGCTCGACGGCGAGAACCGGCACTACTTCGAGGATGGCGGCGGCACGCACTTCGCCTACCTGCCCTGCCTCAACGACGGCCCGGAGGGCATGCGGGTGATCGAGCACGTCGTCGCCCGCGAGCTGAAGGGCTGGGTCGACTGA
- a CDS encoding bifunctional metallophosphatase/5'-nucleotidase — protein MTSPSRRQTLALGLGAGLAGFAGGPAAARAPDVGFTLVLVNDIYRMGALDGRGGFPKLAAVVKAERATGRPVLVCHAGDTLSPSLMSGIDKGRHIIELTNLIRPDVFVPGNHEFDFGQDVYLERMRAANFPVFAANLRRPDGTPVPGTSDSTILTIGGVKLGIVGIALPETPAKSQSGDWTFGPAVATLAREAASLRAVGAEMVLAVCHTDRATDEALVASRHADIVLSGHDHDLALRYDGRTVFAESGHDAESVTAIDVKAEGAGTALTWSAAFRIHDSAGIEPDPEVLAVVERQEAELARELDVPLGRVTNPLDTRIDVVRRGEAAFGDLVADALRHAAEAEIGLMNGGGIRGNRTYPADSELTRRDVLTELPFGNTSVLVKITGAQVRAALENGLSEIGRSAGRFPQISGITVTVDAAAPVGKRVTEVRVGAALLDPARTYTVAANNFMLAGGNDYGMLAEGRTLVGATDGTLVANVVMSYIRAHAPLTVATGRLTLRP, from the coding sequence ATGACCTCGCCCAGCCGCCGCCAGACCCTCGCCCTCGGCCTCGGTGCCGGTCTCGCGGGATTCGCCGGCGGTCCGGCCGCCGCGCGGGCGCCGGACGTCGGCTTCACCCTGGTCCTCGTCAACGACATCTACCGCATGGGCGCACTCGACGGCCGCGGCGGATTCCCGAAGCTCGCGGCCGTGGTCAAGGCCGAGCGGGCGACAGGCCGGCCGGTCCTGGTCTGCCACGCCGGCGACACGCTCTCGCCCTCGCTGATGTCGGGCATCGACAAGGGCCGCCACATCATCGAGCTCACCAACCTCATCAGGCCCGACGTGTTCGTGCCGGGCAACCACGAATTCGATTTCGGGCAGGACGTCTATCTGGAGCGGATGCGCGCCGCGAACTTTCCGGTGTTTGCCGCCAACCTGCGCCGGCCCGACGGCACGCCGGTGCCGGGTACCAGCGACTCGACGATCCTGACGATCGGCGGGGTCAAGCTGGGCATCGTCGGCATCGCGCTCCCCGAGACGCCGGCCAAGTCGCAATCCGGCGACTGGACCTTCGGACCCGCCGTCGCGACCCTCGCCCGGGAGGCGGCGTCCCTACGGGCGGTGGGCGCCGAGATGGTGCTGGCGGTCTGCCACACCGACCGGGCGACCGACGAGGCCCTGGTGGCGAGCCGCCACGCCGACATCGTGCTCTCGGGCCACGACCACGACCTGGCCTTGCGCTACGACGGCCGCACGGTCTTCGCGGAATCGGGCCACGACGCCGAGTCCGTCACCGCCATCGACGTGAAGGCGGAAGGGGCGGGCACGGCGCTGACCTGGAGCGCCGCCTTCCGCATCCACGACAGCGCCGGGATCGAGCCCGACCCCGAGGTGCTGGCGGTGGTCGAGCGCCAGGAGGCGGAGCTTGCCCGCGAGCTCGACGTGCCGCTCGGCCGGGTGACCAATCCCCTCGACACCCGCATCGACGTCGTGCGCCGGGGCGAGGCGGCCTTCGGCGATCTCGTGGCGGATGCGCTCCGCCACGCCGCCGAGGCCGAGATCGGCCTGATGAATGGCGGCGGCATCCGCGGCAACCGGACCTATCCGGCCGACAGCGAGCTGACCCGCCGCGACGTGCTGACCGAACTGCCGTTCGGCAACACCTCGGTGCTGGTCAAGATCACCGGCGCCCAGGTGCGCGCCGCCCTCGAGAACGGTTTGTCGGAGATCGGCCGCTCCGCTGGCCGCTTCCCGCAGATCTCAGGCATCACCGTCACGGTCGATGCCGCCGCCCCGGTCGGCAAGCGGGTCACCGAGGTCCGCGTCGGCGCCGCACTCCTCGATCCGGCCCGGACCTACACGGTCGCGGCCAACAACTTCATGCTCGCCGGCGGCAACGATTACGGAATGCTCGCCGAGGGACGAACCCTGGTCGGCGCCACCGACGGCACGCTCGTCGCCAACGTGGTGATGTCCTACATCCGGGCCCACGCGCCCCTGACCGTCGCGACGGGGCGCCTCACCCTCCGCCCCTGA
- the ung gene encoding uracil-DNA glycosylase, translating to MPTDESVAGALARFRASRSPWLALPFFQDGSAERVAEAVDARREAGARVLPAPEDIFNALTLTPLDRVRAVILGQDPYPTPGDAHGLAFSYVGGRRLPASLKVILAEMAEETGTNVPRTGDLSSWARQGVLLLNSALTVEAGKSGAHMKLGWSTLADQAVSAVSSMRPAVAFLLWGAPARQRAALIDGDRHLVLEAGHPSPLNRKADFRGSRPFGQANAWLEEKGLDPIDWRLT from the coding sequence ATGCCGACCGACGAGTCCGTGGCGGGCGCCCTCGCCCGCTTCCGCGCCAGCCGCTCTCCCTGGCTCGCCCTGCCGTTCTTCCAGGACGGCAGCGCCGAGCGGGTCGCGGAGGCGGTCGATGCCCGCCGGGAGGCCGGCGCCCGGGTGCTGCCGGCGCCCGAGGACATCTTCAACGCCCTGACCCTGACACCCCTGGATCGGGTCCGTGCGGTAATCCTCGGCCAGGACCCCTACCCCACCCCGGGCGACGCCCACGGCCTCGCCTTCTCGTATGTCGGCGGGCGCCGGCTGCCGGCCTCGCTGAAGGTGATCCTCGCCGAGATGGCGGAGGAGACCGGGACGAACGTGCCGCGCACCGGCGATCTCAGTTCGTGGGCACGGCAGGGCGTGCTGCTGCTCAACTCGGCGCTGACCGTCGAGGCGGGGAAGTCCGGCGCCCACATGAAGCTCGGCTGGTCGACGCTCGCCGACCAGGCGGTATCGGCGGTCTCGTCGATGCGCCCGGCGGTCGCCTTCCTGCTCTGGGGCGCGCCGGCCCGCCAGCGCGCCGCGCTGATCGACGGCGACAGGCATCTGGTGCTGGAGGCGGGCCATCCCTCGCCCCTCAACCGGAAAGCGGATTTTCGCGGGAGCCGGCCTTTCGGGCAGGCCAATGCGTGGCTGGAGGAGAAGGGACTGGACCCGATCGACTGGCGGTTGACGTAA